In Gigantopelta aegis isolate Gae_Host chromosome 6, Gae_host_genome, whole genome shotgun sequence, the following are encoded in one genomic region:
- the LOC121374728 gene encoding trypsin-3-like, translated as MTAGVVLMATRDKFLLRLKQQQERDVDMSDMSCQIGNTKTNVTFALHPLSLSFTLKRIRECLPEILKVKSPDERLVGGQPTIPFTYPFMAAIQLTDGHHVCGGSLIDSLWVISAAHCYTDTNIKDLQVVLGDHQRSVSEGTEQIFSISEIKMHPFYSETHRNGYFLPNDLALLKLSRPALLNGYAATIDLPHTCPYNITGRRCRILGWGRLNGDDLSVSDVLQEATVSIHSLAECRLTWGNYTYHGHICTFEPNVSSCAGVSGGPLICLEMTGYVLGGVSSWTDTQCHDFHSIYMDVSQEAEWVDALLTLPLSQVFTLPGCYHPPKFSPSP; from the exons ATGACAGCAGGTGTTGTACTAatggccacaagagacaagttTCTGTTGCGGTTGAAGCAACAACAGGAGAGGGATGTGGATATGTCAGATATgagctgccagatcgggaatacaaaaacaaatgtcaccTTCGCTTTACATCCTTTGTCACTCTCATTCACACTAAAGCGCATACGAG AATGTTTGCCGGAAATACTGAAAGTAAAATCGCCCGATGAACGACTTGTGGGTGGGCAGCCGACCATTCCGTTCACCTACCCGTTCATGGCGGCCATCCAACTGACTGACGGCCACCACGTGTGTGGAGGCTCCCTCATCGACTCCCTCTGGGTCATCTCGGCGGCCCACTGCTACACAGACACCAA CATAAAGGACTTGCAAGTGGTTCTTGGTGACCATCAGCGATCTGTATCTGAAGGAACAGAGCAAATATTTTCAATCAGTGAAATTAAAATG CACCCGTTTTACTCGGAGACTCACCGTAACGGTTACTTCCTGCCGAACGACCTTGCACTGCTCAAACTGTCACGCCCTGCCCTGTTAAACGGGTATGCCGCAACTATTGACCTCCCCCACACCTGCCCTTACAACATCACCGGCCGCCGCTGCAGGATTCTAGGATGGGGCAGACTTAATG GTGACGACCTCTCCGTGTCGGACGTCTTGCAGGAGGCCACGGTGTCAATACACAGTCTAGCAGAGTGCAGGCTCACCTGGGGCAACTACACCTACCACGGACACATCTGCACGTTCGAGCCAAACGTCTCCTCGTGCGCA GGTGTCAGTGGCGGACCGCTGATTTGTCTCGAGATGACCGGCTACGTCCTGGGTGGGGTCAGTTCGTGGACAGACACACAGTGCCACGACTTCCACAGCATCTACATGGACGTCAGCCAGGAGGCCGAGTGGGTTGACGCA CTTCTCACTCTCCCACTCTCCCAAGTTTTTACTCTCCCAGGTTGTTATCACCCTCCCAAGTTCTCACCATCTCCCTGA